The Stomoxys calcitrans chromosome 3, idStoCalc2.1, whole genome shotgun sequence genome includes a region encoding these proteins:
- the LOC131995767 gene encoding uncharacterized protein LOC131995767: protein MASKRSRASGEQLNAMVDFMTQNPVFAGGKFAKLHGKQENEQKWAELSDNLNGLGGAFKTIDQWQKVWADLKSRTSVKVRERKKQMALTGNHPLSEEPVTELEKRVISLIGKCYIEGHDEVKENVPAEEALQLRMEDGEDICLHIPPSEFEATLEYKCETPFATPTTAKKTPRSRMPKKALENDIQKQFLDIANKHAESLKILAECAAANAENGKVMADAIKTLGTGLNAVADAFNNLALSINKLQ from the exons ATGGCGTCTAAAAGAAGCCGTGCCTCCGGTGAGCAATTGAATGCAATGGTAGACTTTATGACCCAAAACCCTGTTTTTGCCGGAGGGAAATTTGCTAAGCTCCATGGCAAACaggaaaatgaacaaaaatggGCTGAGTTAAGTGACAATTTGAATGGTCTTGGTGGGGCATTTAAAACCATTGACCAATGGCAAAAG GTATGGGCTGACTTGAAAAGCAGAACCAGTGTGAAAGTTCGAGAGCGAAAGAAGCAGATGGCCCTTACAGGAAACCATCCTCTTTCGGAGGAGCCTGTAACGGAACTGGAAAAGCGCGTAATTTCTCTAATCGGGAAATGTTATATAGAGGGCCACGACGAAGTTAAAGAAAACGTTCCTGCAGAGGAa gcTCTGCAACTCCGCATGGAAGATGGAGAAGACATCTGTCTTCATATTCCACCATCAGAATTTGAAGCCACATTGGAATATAAATGTGAGACTCCATTTGCAACTCCAACAACAGCGAAGAAGACGCCAAGGAGCCGGATGCCAAAAAAGGCTTTAGAGAATGatattcaaaaacaatttttggacATTGCTAACAAGCATGCAGAAAGTTTGAAG ATATTAGCTGAATGTGCTGCAGCAAATGCTGAAAACGGCAAGGTGATGGCGGACGCTATTAAAACCTTGGGAACTGGTTTGAATGCAGTAGCTGATGCATTTAATAACTTGGCCCTATCGATAAACAAGCT ACAATGA
- the LOC131995766 gene encoding putative nuclease HARBI1 produces MALEYLALDLSQTIFDTSVQPINRRAFRNMENPFELSEKDFKKLYRLTPESTQELIHQLDGDLRGSRITALSTEKQVLAALRFFATGCYQRPVGEQWGISMSQPSISRCIHRVTNAINKNLYFPNVKFPMTHIERQAAKATFAAAPSPFVGGTIGAIDCSHVSILAPKIHEESYVNHHGYHSLNVQMICDPKLKILNVNAKFPGARHDSYIWSSSAVRRVMQRSFENGQHNMFLIGDSGYPLEPWLMTPLPNQPAGSPKFRYNEALCKSRNPVERLFGVLKGMWRCLSRQRTLLYEPAFAGKIVNGCAALHNIYLAHTRENVVEEFLEYEFLEYELDQHDNSTTTTNSTSVAKRIQDRLITNFFT; encoded by the exons ATGGCTTTAGAGTATTTGGCTCTTGATTTATCGCAAACAATTTTCGATACGAGTGTTCAACCAATAAACAGGCGTGCTTTTCGTAATATGGAAAACCCATTTGAATTAAGCGAGAAAGATTTTAAAAAGCTCTACCGACTTACTCCGGAATCGACCCAAGAACTAATCCACCAACTTGATGGAGacttaagaggctcaagaataacTGCTTTGTCCACAGAGAAACAG gtTCTCGCAGCTCTTCGGTTTTTTGCAACTGGATGCTACCAACGACCTGTAGGGGAGCAATGGGGCATATCCATGAGTCAGCCTTCAATAAGTCGATGCATACATCGTGTGACAAATGCCATCAACAAAAACTTATATTTTCCTAATGTTAAATTTCCAATGACTCATATTGAACGCCAAGCTGCAAAAGCAACTTTTGCTGCGGCGCCCTCACCTTTTGTGGGAGGTACCATAGGAGCAATAGATTGCTCTCATGTATCAATATTGGCTCCAAAAATTCATGAGGAATCTTATGTGAATCACCACGGTTACCACTCACTAAATGTCCAAATG ATATGTGAtccaaagttgaaaattctgaATGTGAATGCCAAATTCCCGGGAGCTCGGCATGATTCGTATATTTGGAGTTCATCGGCGGTCCGTAGAGTAATGCAGAGAAGTTTCGAAAATGGACAACACAACATGTTTTTAATTG GTGATTCTGGGTACCCGTTAGAGCCATGGCTAATGACACCCCTTCCAAACCAACCAGCGggtagtcccaaatttcggtacaATGAGGCTTTATGCAAATCACGTAACCCCGTTGAAAGACTTTTTGGAGTACTGAAAGGGATGTGGAGATGCTTATCGCGTCAAAGAACCCTTTTGTATGAGCCGGCATTTGCAGGAAAGATAGTAAACGGGTGCGCGGCGCTCCACAACATATATCTTGCCCATACAAGAGAAAACGTTGTGGAGGAGTTTTTGGAGTACGAATTTTTAGAGTACGAATTAGATCAGCACGATAATAGCACTACGACAACCAATTCAACATCAGTGGCGAAGCGCATCCAAGACCGCTTAATTACAAATTTCTTTACATAA